DNA from Dokdonella koreensis DS-123:
GTCTTCAAGGAGCTGCCGATGGAGTTCGCGGTCGAGGCCAAGAAGCTGCTCGAGGTCTCGCTGGAAGGAGCGGTGGGATGACTGCCACCGCTTCGCTGCCGCTGGCGGGCCTGCTGTGGATCGGCGGGCTGGGGATGGCCTCGGCACACGCCGGGGACTGCCTCGACCGCGCGCAGAACCAGGTCCAGATCGATGCCTGCGCGGCCTCGGACTTCGCCGCCGCCGATCGCGAGCTCAATGCGGTCTATGCCCGCGTCCAACGCGACTACGCGCACGATGCGGCCTTCCTCGGCAAGCTGCGCCTCGCGCAGCGCGCCTGGATCGCGTTCCGCGATGCCGAGCTGGCCGCCCGCTACCCCGACGCCGATCCGGCCACGGCCTATGGCTCGGCCTACCCGGGCTGTGCGGCGGGCGTGAAGGCCGAGCTGACGCGCGCGCGCACCACCCAGCTCGAGCGCTGGCTCGACGGGGCCGCCGAGGGCGAGGTCTGCGCGGGTTCCGTGCGGCCCGCCGGCGCCCCGGACTGACCGGCGATTTCTTTTTCATCGAGGACCCGGCACGACCGGGTCGACGGAAGACCATGCTGAAGATCGAGAATCTGCACGTCCGCGTCGCGGGCAAGGAAATCATCAAGGGCCTGGACCTGGCGGTGAACGCCGGCGAGGTGCATGCGGTCATGGGCCCCAACGGGGCCGGCAAGTCCACGCTCGGCAACGTGCTGGCGGGTCGCGAAGGCTACGAGGTCACCGAAGGCACGGTCACGTTCGACGGCGTGGACCTGCTCGCGCTCGAGCCGGAGGCGCGCGCCGCCGCCGGCGTGTTCCTGGCGTTCCAGTACCCGGTCGAGATTCCCGGCGTCAACAACACCTATTTCCTGCGCGCCGCGCTCAATGCGCAGCGCAAGCAGCGCGGCGAGGACGAGCTCGACTCGATGCAGTTCCTGAAGCGCGTGCGCGAGAAGCTGGCCGTGCTCCACCTCAAGGACGAGCTGCTGCACCGCGCCGTCAACGAAGGGTTCTCGGGCGGTGAGAAGAAGCGCAACGAGATCTTCCAGATGGCACTGCTCGAGCCGAAGCTGGCGATCCTGGACGAGACCGACTCGGGCCTGGACATCGATGCGCTGAAGATGGTCGCGCACGGCGTCAACGCGATGCGTGACGCCGGCCGCGCCTTCGTCGTCATCACGCACTACCAGCGCCTGCTCGACTACATCGTGCCGGACTTCGTCCACGTGCTGGCCGATGGGCGCATCGTCGAAAGCGGCGACAAGAGTCTCGCGCTGAAGCTCGAAGAGCACGGCTACGCCTGGGTCGCCGACCGCAAGCTGGCCGGGGCGGCGTGATGGACGCGCCGCTGATCGACGGCCTGACGGCCGATCCGCCGCCCGCGTCGGCGGCGGCCTGGCTGGGCGAGGCGCGCGAGGCGGCGCTGGCCGCCCTGCGCCGCGACGGATTGCCCGATGCGCGCGAGGAGGCCTGGAAGTACACCAACCTGCGTGCGCTGGGCCAGCGCCGCCTGCTGCGCGGCGACGCCGGCGCGGCGACGCGTCCCATCGATCCGCACCTGCTCGGCGACGCGGTGCCGGCCGGGCCGCGCATGGTCTTCGTCAACGGACGGTTCCGCAGCGAGCTGTCGCACCTGCCCGACATCGACGGGCTGCACCTGGTGCCGCTCGACGCCGCGCTGGCCGATGCCGCCGAGATGGTCCGCGCCGGCCTGGGGCGCCACTACGAGGCGCGCGCCGAGGCCTTTGCGCGGCTCAATACCGCGACCGCCGGCGACGGTGTCGTGCTGCGGGTGGCGGACGGCGCACGCATCGCGGCGCCGGTGGAACTGGTCTGGATCGGCGCACCGGCCGAGGCGGACCTGGCCTGGAACGCGCGCATGCTGGTCGAGCTGGGCGCGGGCTCGGCATTGACGCTGATCGAGCGGCAGGCGGCGGCCGCGCCGCATGCCCACCTGGGCAACCTGGTCGGCCAGTTCACGCTCGGCGCCGGTGCGCGGCTCGACCTGCTGCAGCTGCAGGATGCCGCTGCCGGTTCGAGCCTGATCCGCCGCAGCGAGGCCCGGCTCGCTGCCGACGCGGTGCTGACGCTGCACACGCTGGAAGCCGGTGCGCAGCTGCTGCGCCACGACCTGGTGGTGGAACTGGCCGGCGATCGCTCGCGCCTGGTCTCGCGCGGCGTCTTCGCGCTGCGCGGTCGCCAGCATGCCGACACCCACCTGGACGTCCGCCACGTCGCACGCGACACGGCCTGCGACCTGGTCTGGCGCGGCGTGGCCGATGCGCGCGCGCGCGGCGTCTTCCACGGCGCGATCACGATCGCCCCGGGCGCCGATGGCAGCGACGCCATGCTCAGCAACAAGAACCTGCTGCTGTCGGCCCAGGCCGAGATCGACACCCAGCCGGTCCTGGAGATCCACGCCGACGAGGTCAAGGCGGCACACGGCGCCACGGTCGGCCAGCTCGACGAGCAGGCCTTGTTCTACCTGCGCTCGCGCGGCCTGCCGGCCGAGGCCGCGCGGTCGCTGCTGACGCAGGCGTTCTGCGCGGCGGTCTTCGCCGATGTCGGCTCGGCGCCGCTGCGCGAGCAGGTGATGGCGCGGCTGGCCGCGGCCCTGCCGGCGGAGGCCGCATGAGCCGTACGCTCACACCAGCCGATTCGCAGCGCATCCGCGCGGACTTCCCGCTGCTCGACCGCACGGTCCACGGCAAGCCGCTGGTCTACTTCGACAACGCCAACACGGCCCAGAAGCCGCGGGCGGTCATCGAGACGGTGGATCGCTTCTACCGGCACAGCAACGCGAACGTCGCACGCGCGGTCCACGCGCTCGGCGAGGAAGCGACCTCGCTCTACGAGGGTGCGCGCGACACGCTGGCGCGGTTCATCAACGCCGACGCGCGCGACGAGGTGATCCTGACCAGCGGCACGACGCAGGCGATCAACCTGGTCGCCTACAGCTACGCCCTGCCGCGGCTGGGGCCCGGCGACGTGATCCTGACGACGCGGATGGAGCACCACGCCAACATCGTCCCCTGGCAGCTGGTGTGCGCGCGCAGCGGCGCCACCGTCAAGGCGGCGCCGATCCACGCCAACGGCGAGCTCGATGCCGAGGCCTTCATCCAGATGCTGACGCCGGAGGTCAAGCTGGCCGCCGTCACGCATGTCTCGAACGTGCTCGGCACCATCAATCCGGTCGCACGGCTCGCGCGCGAGGCGCGGCGGCGCGGCATCCCGTTGCTGGTCGACGGCTCGCAGGCGGCGCCGCATCTTCCGATCGACGTGCGCGCGATCGGTTGCGACTTCTACGCGTTCACCGGCCACAAGCTGTTCGGCCCGACCGGTACCGGCGCGCTGTGGGCGCGTCGTGCGCTGCTGGAGGCGATGCCGCCGTTCTTCGGCGGCGGGGAGATGATCCGCGAAGTCCGCTTCGAGGGGACCACGTTCGCCGACCCGCCGCACCGCTTCGAAGCCGGAACGCCCAACATCGCCGGCTTCGTCGGCCTGGGTGCGGCGATCGACTATGTCCAGGGCATCGGCCTGGAGCGGATCGGCGCGATCGAGCGCGAGCTGCTGGAGCACGCGACCTCGGCGCTGCAGGCGGTGCCGGGCCTGCGCATCTTCGGCACGGCACCGGACAAGGCGGCCGTGATCGCGTTCCTGATCGACGGCGTGCATGCGCACGACCTCGGCACCTTGCTCGACCACGAAGGCATCGCCGTGCGTTCCGGCCACCACTGCGCGCATCCGCTGATGCAGTTCTACGGCGTGCCGGCGACGTTGCGCGCGTCGCTGTCGTTCTACAACACGCACGAGGAGATCGATCGCTTCGTCGAGGCGATCAGCCGCGTCCGCAGGCTGCTGGCATGAGCACGGCATCGCAGGCGCTGGGTTTCCGTTGGGCCGGGGCCGGCGACATCGCCGCGATCGTCGCCCTGGTCGAGTCGGCCTATCGGGGCGATGCCAGCCGGGCCGGATGGACCACCGAGGCCGACCTGCTCGACGGGCAGCGCATCGATCCCGAAGGCGTTGCCGCGCTGATCGACGGCGCCGCGTCGGGCGTGCTGCTGGTCGAGCGTGCGGACGGCCTGCTGGCGTGCTGCGAGCTGCGGCGGCAGCCGCCGGCGGCCTACTTCGGCATGTTCTCGGTTCGCCCGGATGCGCAGGGCGAAGGCATCGGCCGGCAGGTGATCGCGCAGGCCGAGCGCATCGCGCGCGACGACTGGGGCTGCGACCGGATACGCATGACCGTGATCGACCTGCGCGCCGAGCTGATCGCCTGGTACGAACGCCGCGGCTACCACCGCACCGGAATCCACCAGCCGTTTCCCTACGGCGATGCGCGGTTCGGCATCCCGCGGCGGGCCGACCTGCGCTTCGAGGTACTCGAGAAGGCGCTGCCGTCCGGCACGGCTGCCCGGTGATTCCGCCGGAACGGGCGCACCGGCGCCCGATGCGGTTTCGCGCCGTCGCCTGGCTGCTGGCGATCGCGACGCTCGGCGGCCACGCGCTGCCGCTGGATGCCGCAGCGAAGAGCGATATGCGCACCGGTGCGAGCGAGGAGACGGTGCTGCGCGGCGGTCGCCGGGCAGCGGTTGTCGCGGCCGTCCGGCGCAGGCCCTCCCGGCCGACGGGTGCTTCGTCCGCGCCGCTGCGCCAACGGCTGCACTCGGCCGGGCTGGCGGCGACCGTGCCGCGCCAGCAGGTGCTGGCCCTGCTGAGCGAACGCGAGCACGCCCCGATGTGCGGCCGCACGATCTATCGGGGCCTGGACTATGCGGTCAGCCAGGTGACCGTGCATCGCGTGCTGGCGCAGCTGGAATCGGCAGGCCTCGTGGAGCGCGTACGGTGCGGCGGCGACCGGCCGCTGTTCCGGCTGCGCAGCTGAGGCGCAGCGACTGACGCGGCTGCGCGTCGGGCACGATCGCGCGGCAGTCCCGGCTTGCGGCACGAACGCCCGAACGGTTCTTTACGCAATCCGGAATTGAGATTTATTCTCATTCGTGATGGAATTGCCGGCCTGCGGCGGGCATCGATGCGCCGCCGCATCGTTCGATGGTGGGCAATGACTGAGCTGCGGGCCGAGAAGCGGCCGGATCCCAAGCGCCGTGCGTTCTGGCTGAAGCATCTGCATCAATGGCATTGGATCAGTTCGGCGCTGTGTCTGGTGGCGATGCTGTTGTTCAGCGTCACCGGCGTCACGCTCAACCATGCCTCCAAGATCGAGGCGCGGCCGCAGGTGACACAGCGCCACGGCCAGTTGCCGGCGCCCCTGCTGGCACAGCTGGCCGAGGCGGGCGACACGGACAAGGCGCCGTTGCCGGCGGACGTGCGTGAATGGCTGAGCACCGAGCTGTCGCTGCGCGTCGGCGACCGCGTGGCGGAGTGGTCCGACGGGGAGGTCTACCTGTCGCTGCCGCGCCCGGGCGGCGATGCCTGGCTCAACATCGATCGCGCCGGCGGGGCGGTGGAGTACGAGAAGACCGATCGGGGCTGGGTTTCCTGGTTCAACGATCTGCACAAGGGACGCAATACCGGGCCGGCCTGGAGCTGGTTCATCGATGTGTTCGCGGTCGCCTGCGTGATTTTCTGCCTGACCGGGCTGTTCCTGCTGCAGCTGCACGCGCGGCAGCGGCCCGGCACCTGGCCGGTGGTCGGACTCGGCCTGGTGGTGATGCTGGTGATCATGATCGTTTTCATCCATTGAGCGAGGTAGTTCCATGCGTACATGGCTTGCGTTGATCCTGGGCGGCCTGGCATCGGCATCGTCGATGGCGGCGGACATGGACATCACCGTCCAGATCCCGAGCCTGGACGTCTCCGAGTACCACCGTCCGTACGTGGCGATCTGGATCGAGCGCCCCGACAACAGCGTCGCCGCCAATCTCGCGGTCTGGTACCAGCAGAAGGACACCAGCGAAGGCGCCGGCACCAAGTGGCTGGCCGACCTGCGCCAGTGGTGGCGCCGCAGCGGCCGCGAGCAGAGCTTCCCGATCGACGGGGTCACCGGCGCGACGCGCCCGGTCGGCCAGCACACGCTGCACTTCACCGGCGGCAAGGCGCCGCTCGGCGAGCTGGCTGCCGGCCCGTACCGGCTGGTCGTCGAGGCCGCGCGCGAGGTCGGTGGCCGCGAGCTGCTGAACATCCCGTTCGACTGGCCGCCCAGCGCCAGCCAGCACCTGTCCGCGCAGGGCAAACACGAACTCGGCGCGTTGGCGCTCGACCTCAATCCTTGAAGACCCGCCGACGGCCCGGCCTCGGCCGGTCCCGCACGCGCATCACCGGAGAACCTCGATGAAATCTGTACTGAAATGGGCGGCCCTGGGCCTCGCCGTCGTCCTGCCGCTGTCGGCCCAGGCCCACAAGGCCTGGATCCTGCCGTCGCAGACCGTGTTGTCCAAGGCCGGCTGGATCACCGTCGACGCCGCCGTTTCCAACGACCTGTTCTATTTCAACCACGTGCCGCTGCGCGTCGAGGGCCTCGTCGTCACCGGCCCCGACGGTGCCGCCGTCGAGGCGCAGAACAGCCACACCGGCAAGTACCGCACGACGTTCGACCTCGACCTGGTCAAGGACGGCACCTATCGCATCGCCACCGTCAACAGCGGCCTGTTCGCCGGCTGGGTCGACGAGAAGGGCGAGCGCAAGCGCTGGCGCGGCACCGCCGAGACCTTCGCCAAGGAGGTCCCGGCCGATGCCAAGGAACTCAAGGTCACCCAGTCCTCGGGCCGCATCGAGACCTTCGTCACGCTGGGCAAGCCCAACGATGTCGCGCTGAAGGCGACCGGCAAGGGCCTCGAGCTGGTGCCGGTCACGCACCCCAACGACCTGTTCGCCGGCGAAGCGGCCACCTTCGCGCTGCACATCGACGGCAAGCCGGCGGCGGGCCTGGAGGTCGAGATCGTCCCGGGCGGCAGCCGCTACCGCGACCGCCAGGACGAGATCAAGGTGACCACCGATGCGCAGGGGCGCTTCTCGGTGACCTGGCCGCAGCCGGGCATGTACTGGCTGGAGGCCTCGCTGTCGGACACCAACACCTCCGTCCCGCAGGCCAAGGAACGCCGCGCCTCGTACGTGGCCACGCTGGAAGTCCTGCCGCAGTAAGCCTCGAAGTCACGAGCGTCCGGCCGGTCCGCCCGTTTTCGCGAGCCGGCCCGGCCCGGTCCTGCGCCGCCATGAAATTCCCGATCCTATCGATCCTGCTTCTGCTCGCGGGCTGCGCGGCTGCGCCGCGCGTGGAGCGCCTGCAGGGCCGGACGATGGGGACCACCTGGTCGGTCACGCTGGTGCGGCCCGACACGGTGGATCCGCAGGCACTGGCGGCGGGCATCCAGCGTCAGCTCGATGCGGTCGTCGCGCAGATGAGTACCTGGGAAGCCGACTCGGACCTCAGCCGCTTCAACCGCGCCCCCGCCGGCACCTGGCAACCGTTGCCGGCCGAGTTCTATGCCGTGCTCGAGCATGCGCTCGCGCTCGCGCGCGATACCGACGGTGCCTACGACCCCACCGTCGGGCCGCTGGTGGAGCTGTGGGGCTTCGGTCCGGTGCGCCGCGATCGCGAACCACCGCCGGCCGAGGCGATCGCCGCCGCGCGCGCGCGCGTGGGCTGGCAGCAGGTCCGGCTGGACCCCGAGCGGCGCAGTGCCTGGCAGCCGGGCGGCGTGTACGTGGATCTTTCGTCGATCGCCAAGGGCTTCGGTGTCGACCAGGTCGCGCGCCATCTCGATGCCGCCGGCGTATCGGATTATCTCGTCGAGGTCGGCGGCGAACTGCGCGGCCGCGGCCGGCGGCCCGACGGCCAGCCCTGGCAGGTGGCGATCGAACGGCCCGGAGCGGCAGCCGGAGCGGTCGGCCGACTCGACGAGGTGGAACGCGTGCTTTCGCTGGACGATCGCGCAGTAGCGACCTCGGGCGACTACCGCCATGCGTTCGAGGATGACGGCGCGATCTATTCGCACCACATCGACCCGCGCAGCGGTCGCCCGGTGCCGCATCGCATCGCGTCGGTCACCGTGGCGGCGCGGCAGGCCGTCGACGCCGACCCGCTCGGCACCACGATGATGGTGCTGGGGCCGGAAGAGGGCATGGCCTACGCGGTCGCGCACGACGTGGCGGTGCTGTTCATCCTGCGCACCGACGCAGGCTTCGAGGAGCGCATGTCGCCGGCATTCGCGACCTTGCTCGGAACTGGAACGAAGACACCGTGATTGATGCGATGAAGCTGCGCCGCCCGTCCGCAACCGCGCTGGCGACGACCGCCATCCTGGCGGCGCTGGCGCTGCTCGCCGGATGGCTGTTCTCGCTGCAGGGCGACGCGACCTTCTGGCGCGATCCGCCGCCGCGGCGCTTGCTGGCGGCGCTGGCGGTCGTCGTCGCCTGGCTGATGCTGTGCGCCGCCGTCGCCTGGCGCACGCGGCGCCGGCGGGAAGCCGCGGCCGAGGCGGCCGTGGTGCCCGCGTCGGCGCCGGTCGCCGGCCCCCCGATCCTGGTCGCGTATGCGAGCCAGACCGGTTTCGCCGAGCAACTGGCCGGCCAGACCTTGCAGTCGCTGGTCGCGGCCGGTGCCGCGGCGCGGCTGCTGCCGCTGGCGCAGCTCGATGCGGCCACGCTGGCCGCTGCCGGCCGCGTGCTGTTCGTCGCCAGCACGACCGGCGAGGGCGATCCGCCCGACGGTGCGATCGCCTTCGTGAGCGAGGTGATGGACCGCGAGCTCCCGCTCGAAGGCGTGCGCTACGGCCTGCTCGCGCTCGGCGACAGCGAGTACGTCAACTACTGCGGCTTCGGCCGCCAGCTCGACGCCTGGCTCAGGCGGTGCGGCGCTGCGCCGCTGTTCGATGGGGTCGAGGTCGACAACGGCGACGAGGGCGCCCTGCGTCATTGGCAGCATCACCTGGGCCTGCTCACCGGGCGCGGCGACCTGCCGGACTGGAGCGCGCCGGAGTACGGCCGCTGGCGCCTGGCCGAACGCCGCTTGCTCAATCCCGGCAGTGCCGGCGATCCGTGCTTCCACCTCGCGCTGGCGCCGGTCGACGGCGCCGCCGCATGGCAGGCCGGTGACATCGCCGAGATCGGCCCGCGCAATGCCCCCGGTGATGTCGCGCGGCTGCTGGCCGCTCTGGGCCTGGACGGGCAGGCCCCGGTCCGGTCGGATACCGGCACCACGCTCGGCGACGTCCTGGCGGCCAGCCGGTTGCCGGAAGCCGCCGAGGTGACCGACCTCGATCCGCAGGCACTCGCCGATCGCTTGCAGCCGCTGCCGCATCGCGAGTACTCGATCGCGTCGCTGCCGGCCGATGGCCAGGTGCACCTGCTGATCCGGCAGATGCGGCGCCCGGATGGCTCGTTCGGTATCGGTACCGGCTGGCTGACCGCACATGCCCCGATCGGTGCGCCGATCGCGCTGCGCACGCGCAGCAACACCAACTTTCACGCGCCAGCCGATGCACGGCCGCTGATCCTGGTCGGCAACGGGACCGGCCTGGCCGGCCTGCGGGCCCTGCTCAAGGAACGCATCGCCGCCGGCCATCGCCGCAACTGGCTGGTGTTCGGCGAGCGCAACGCGGCGCACGACTGGTATTACCAGGACGAGATCCGTGCCTGGCAGGCCGATGGCTGGATCGAGCGCCTGGACCTGGCGTTCTCGCGCGACCAGGCCGAGCGCGTCTACGTGCAGCAGCGCCTGCGCGAGGCCGCCGGGGAACTGCGCCGCTGGGTGGAGCAGGGCGCTGCCGTCTACGTCTGCGGCAGCCTGGACGGCATGGCGCCGGGTGTCGATGCGGCCCTGCTCGAGGTGCTCGGCAGCGCGCTGTTCGATCGCATCGGCATCGAAGGCCGCTACCGCCGCGACGTCTACTGAGGCGCCGTGCCGCCGGACGGCGGCACACTCTGTGTCACGCGTGAGTCGGACTCGAAGAATTGTTGCGAATCATTCGCATTGCAAGTAGCATTTGTTTAACGCCCGCTGTCGGGCCGTTTTTCCCTTTCCGTCCACTTAGAGAAGAGAACCCGCGATGCGCAGTCATCCGTACATACGCTCGAGCTCGAATTCCCCGAGACGCCTGCTGACCACCGCGATCGGCGTGGCCTTTGCGTCCACCGCCTTCGGTGCACTGGCGGCATCCGAGGCGCAGCCGGCCGAAGGCGATGCGGATGCATCCAGCAGTGCGGACGCCGAGCAGCTCGATACCGTCAACGTGCGCGGCGAGGCGCTCAAGAAGCCGTCCTCGTCCAAGTACACCGAGCTGGTGCGCGACACGCCGCAGAGCATCACCGTGGTGCCGCAGAAGATCATCGCCGAGCAGAACCTGCTGACGCTGCGCGACATCCTGAGCACCCTGCCGGGCATCACCTTCGGCGCCGGCGAGGGCGGCGGCGGCTACGGTGACAGCATCAACCTGCGCGGCTTCACCGGCGGCAACGACATCACCGTCGACGGCGTGCGCGACAGCGCGCAGTACACGCGCTCGGATCCGTTCAATCTGGAGGCGGTCGAGCTGGTCAACGGTGCCAATTCGGCCTATGCCGGCGCGGGCTCGGTCGGCGGCTCGATCAACCTGGTCAGCAAGGCCGCCCGCGAAGGTGATTCGACGACGATCGCCGGTGGCCTCGGCAGCGACAGCTACCGCCGCCTGACGCTGGACACGAACCACCAGTTCGGCGAGACGACCGCGTTCCGCCTCAACCTCATGGGTCACCACAACGACGTCCCGGGTCGCGACCACGAGAAGTTCGAGCGCTGGGGCTTCGCGCCGTCGATCGCCTTCGGCCTGGGCACCGACACCCAGGTCACGCTGAGCTACCTGCACCAGAAGGACGACAACATCCCGCAGTACGGCGTGCCGTACTACAACGGCGGTCCGCTGCCGGGTGTGGACTCGTCGAACTACTACGGCTACCACAACGTCGACAAGCAGGACATCACCACCGACGCGTTCACCGCGATCATCGATCACCGCTTCAGCGAGAACCTGGCGCTGCGCAACCTCTCGCGCGTGCAGCAGGTCGACCAGAAGACGATCGTCGACGCCGTGCAGGGCGTGTGGTGCATGCCCAACAACCTGACCCCGACCGGCACGCCGTGCACGTCCGGC
Protein-coding regions in this window:
- a CDS encoding DUF2271 domain-containing protein; protein product: MRTWLALILGGLASASSMAADMDITVQIPSLDVSEYHRPYVAIWIERPDNSVAANLAVWYQQKDTSEGAGTKWLADLRQWWRRSGREQSFPIDGVTGATRPVGQHTLHFTGGKAPLGELAAGPYRLVVEAAREVGGRELLNIPFDWPPSASQHLSAQGKHELGALALDLNP
- a CDS encoding GNAT family N-acetyltransferase, which translates into the protein MSTASQALGFRWAGAGDIAAIVALVESAYRGDASRAGWTTEADLLDGQRIDPEGVAALIDGAASGVLLVERADGLLACCELRRQPPAAYFGMFSVRPDAQGEGIGRQVIAQAERIARDDWGCDRIRMTVIDLRAELIAWYERRGYHRTGIHQPFPYGDARFGIPRRADLRFEVLEKALPSGTAAR
- the sufC gene encoding Fe-S cluster assembly ATPase SufC, giving the protein MLKIENLHVRVAGKEIIKGLDLAVNAGEVHAVMGPNGAGKSTLGNVLAGREGYEVTEGTVTFDGVDLLALEPEARAAAGVFLAFQYPVEIPGVNNTYFLRAALNAQRKQRGEDELDSMQFLKRVREKLAVLHLKDELLHRAVNEGFSGGEKKRNEIFQMALLEPKLAILDETDSGLDIDALKMVAHGVNAMRDAGRAFVVITHYQRLLDYIVPDFVHVLADGRIVESGDKSLALKLEEHGYAWVADRKLAGAA
- a CDS encoding PepSY-associated TM helix domain-containing protein, giving the protein MTELRAEKRPDPKRRAFWLKHLHQWHWISSALCLVAMLLFSVTGVTLNHASKIEARPQVTQRHGQLPAPLLAQLAEAGDTDKAPLPADVREWLSTELSLRVGDRVAEWSDGEVYLSLPRPGGDAWLNIDRAGGAVEYEKTDRGWVSWFNDLHKGRNTGPAWSWFIDVFAVACVIFCLTGLFLLQLHARQRPGTWPVVGLGLVVMLVIMIVFIH
- a CDS encoding lysozyme inhibitor LprI family protein; the encoded protein is MTATASLPLAGLLWIGGLGMASAHAGDCLDRAQNQVQIDACAASDFAAADRELNAVYARVQRDYAHDAAFLGKLRLAQRAWIAFRDAELAARYPDADPATAYGSAYPGCAAGVKAELTRARTTQLERWLDGAAEGEVCAGSVRPAGAPD
- a CDS encoding flavodoxin domain-containing protein; translation: MKLRRPSATALATTAILAALALLAGWLFSLQGDATFWRDPPPRRLLAALAVVVAWLMLCAAVAWRTRRRREAAAEAAVVPASAPVAGPPILVAYASQTGFAEQLAGQTLQSLVAAGAAARLLPLAQLDAATLAAAGRVLFVASTTGEGDPPDGAIAFVSEVMDRELPLEGVRYGLLALGDSEYVNYCGFGRQLDAWLRRCGAAPLFDGVEVDNGDEGALRHWQHHLGLLTGRGDLPDWSAPEYGRWRLAERRLLNPGSAGDPCFHLALAPVDGAAAWQAGDIAEIGPRNAPGDVARLLAALGLDGQAPVRSDTGTTLGDVLAASRLPEAAEVTDLDPQALADRLQPLPHREYSIASLPADGQVHLLIRQMRRPDGSFGIGTGWLTAHAPIGAPIALRTRSNTNFHAPADARPLILVGNGTGLAGLRALLKERIAAGHRRNWLVFGERNAAHDWYYQDEIRAWQADGWIERLDLAFSRDQAERVYVQQRLREAAGELRRWVEQGAAVYVCGSLDGMAPGVDAALLEVLGSALFDRIGIEGRYRRDVY
- a CDS encoding transcriptional repressor, coding for MRFRAVAWLLAIATLGGHALPLDAAAKSDMRTGASEETVLRGGRRAAVVAAVRRRPSRPTGASSAPLRQRLHSAGLAATVPRQQVLALLSEREHAPMCGRTIYRGLDYAVSQVTVHRVLAQLESAGLVERVRCGGDRPLFRLRS
- the sufD gene encoding Fe-S cluster assembly protein SufD; translated protein: MDAPLIDGLTADPPPASAAAWLGEAREAALAALRRDGLPDAREEAWKYTNLRALGQRRLLRGDAGAATRPIDPHLLGDAVPAGPRMVFVNGRFRSELSHLPDIDGLHLVPLDAALADAAEMVRAGLGRHYEARAEAFARLNTATAGDGVVLRVADGARIAAPVELVWIGAPAEADLAWNARMLVELGAGSALTLIERQAAAAPHAHLGNLVGQFTLGAGARLDLLQLQDAAAGSSLIRRSEARLAADAVLTLHTLEAGAQLLRHDLVVELAGDRSRLVSRGVFALRGRQHADTHLDVRHVARDTACDLVWRGVADARARGVFHGAITIAPGADGSDAMLSNKNLLLSAQAEIDTQPVLEIHADEVKAAHGATVGQLDEQALFYLRSRGLPAEAARSLLTQAFCAAVFADVGSAPLREQVMARLAAALPAEAA
- a CDS encoding DUF4198 domain-containing protein, translating into MKSVLKWAALGLAVVLPLSAQAHKAWILPSQTVLSKAGWITVDAAVSNDLFYFNHVPLRVEGLVVTGPDGAAVEAQNSHTGKYRTTFDLDLVKDGTYRIATVNSGLFAGWVDEKGERKRWRGTAETFAKEVPADAKELKVTQSSGRIETFVTLGKPNDVALKATGKGLELVPVTHPNDLFAGEAATFALHIDGKPAAGLEVEIVPGGSRYRDRQDEIKVTTDAQGRFSVTWPQPGMYWLEASLSDTNTSVPQAKERRASYVATLEVLPQ
- a CDS encoding cysteine desulfurase; amino-acid sequence: MSRTLTPADSQRIRADFPLLDRTVHGKPLVYFDNANTAQKPRAVIETVDRFYRHSNANVARAVHALGEEATSLYEGARDTLARFINADARDEVILTSGTTQAINLVAYSYALPRLGPGDVILTTRMEHHANIVPWQLVCARSGATVKAAPIHANGELDAEAFIQMLTPEVKLAAVTHVSNVLGTINPVARLAREARRRGIPLLVDGSQAAPHLPIDVRAIGCDFYAFTGHKLFGPTGTGALWARRALLEAMPPFFGGGEMIREVRFEGTTFADPPHRFEAGTPNIAGFVGLGAAIDYVQGIGLERIGAIERELLEHATSALQAVPGLRIFGTAPDKAAVIAFLIDGVHAHDLGTLLDHEGIAVRSGHHCAHPLMQFYGVPATLRASLSFYNTHEEIDRFVEAISRVRRLLA
- a CDS encoding FAD:protein FMN transferase encodes the protein MKFPILSILLLLAGCAAAPRVERLQGRTMGTTWSVTLVRPDTVDPQALAAGIQRQLDAVVAQMSTWEADSDLSRFNRAPAGTWQPLPAEFYAVLEHALALARDTDGAYDPTVGPLVELWGFGPVRRDREPPPAEAIAAARARVGWQQVRLDPERRSAWQPGGVYVDLSSIAKGFGVDQVARHLDAAGVSDYLVEVGGELRGRGRRPDGQPWQVAIERPGAAAGAVGRLDEVERVLSLDDRAVATSGDYRHAFEDDGAIYSHHIDPRSGRPVPHRIASVTVAARQAVDADPLGTTMMVLGPEEGMAYAVAHDVAVLFILRTDAGFEERMSPAFATLLGTGTKTP